In Paraburkholderia sp. PGU19, the sequence GCCTCACCAACATTCGAAACATGTCAATCTTCCCACTCCGAAGGCGCAAACAAATAACCGCGTCCCCATACGGTCTTGATACGCCGCGGTTCCCCTGCGGAGTCGTCGAACTTCCTGCGCAATTTTGAAATGCCAACATCAGTCGACCGGTCAATGCCGTCGAAGCCGATTCCCCTGAGCTTTTGTAGGATCGCATCCCGGCTCAGCACAACGCCCGGAGCGGACGCAAGGATCAACAGAAGGTTGAGTTCGGTCGACGTTAAGTCGATCGTTTGATCGCGCCAGATCACCTTTCGATCCTGTACATAAATGGCAAGACGGCCATAGCGTAGTGGATCGCATTCGGTTGGTGCGCCTGTTTGTGCGGATTCCCCTGCGCGGCGCAGCAGTGCACGAATCCGGGCCAGCAACACGGGCGGGTCGGCCGGCTTAACCACATAATCATCTGCGCCTATATCCAGTCCAAGGACCTGATCATGCGATTCGCCACGAGCTGTGAGTATTAAGACTGGCACAGTCGAGAAGGTGCGAATGCCCTTGCACACATCAACCCCATTTAATCCCGGCAGCATGACATCGAGTACGACCAGATCCGGCGAATTCTTTCGTACACTGTCGACCGCAGTGTCGCCGCGACTCGCAGTACTCACGTCAAAGCCGTAATGCCCGAGGTACTCACACATGAGCGTCGCGAGTTTCGCGTCGTCTTCGATCAGCAAAATCTTTTGCACGACAAGTCTTTCCGCATCGAGAATGGCACCAGTGCACATCTTATGGTCCATCCGATGACGTGGTGGACGATATGGCACACGTTTAACCTATCTTGTCCTGAACTCCCTCGTATCGTTTCTCGCCACCACCGGTTACGCGACGTCCGGCGACTTTCAGCGCCGGGCGAGTTGGCGTCGCATGCCCTCAGATACAGGCGAACCAGCCTTCAGTCGCTCGCTGCTGCTCAGGAAACTGAACTCAATACGGCTGGGTGGCCTGAAAGATCGCGTGAGAGAAGCCGCACTTCGCCCAAGGGGCCGCCATGCGGCCACGAAAACCAGATACGACGGAGCCTGAAGAGGATCGGACACCAGATCGCGACGGATATCACAGATTTACACACATTCCAATCAGCCTTTCACAGACACGTCCATCGCACGTCTCTACCATTCGTCGTGTTCAAGTTCGAGTTCAACTCTCTCTACGACGATGAGTAAGAGACACGCAGTTATTTTAGGTACGATCCTGTTTATCTCTAATGGCGTGTACGCTATGAATGAGCGAGCTGGAGATGGGTATGCGCTTACATTAGGCGTCGGCAGCAGTTTTGAGCCGCGTTACATGGGAAGCAGAACCTATCAATTCGCACCCGCCTATCTTTTCGACGCGAAGGGACCGTGGGGATTGTTCGCCAACTCTTCACGCGGGATCGGCTACGAGTTGGCGTTGCCTTCCAACTTTTACGCGACTGCGGCGCTTAGCTACGATGAGGGCCGCAAGGACAGGAACTCGAAACTCGGCCACGGCGCTGATTCTCTGAAGGGGATGGGTGATCTCAAGGGCGCTGTACTCGCGAACCTGTCGACCGGCTACCGATTCGGCCAGTGGGGTAGCGTAAACATATCCGTCGATCTTCCATTGACGAGGCGCGAGCATGGTGCTGCCTATCATCTGATGACCGACGCCGTGGTACTCAATACCCCATATGACAAGATTACAGTCGACGCGGCCGTGCACATTGGCAGTGGGAAATACAACCAGTCATTCTTCGGTGTGACGTCCATGCAAAGTGCGCATTCCGGGTTCCCGGAATACATGACTGGCGGCGGTGTATACGCCGCCAGCACAGGTGCTGAGTGGACTCACAAGGTTTCGCCGCATTGGTCTACGACGGTAGACGGCCAGGTTATGCGGTACACCGGCGCCGCGCTCCGGAGCCCAATCGTCACTAGCAGGTCGAACTATCTGCTCCAGGGCACAGTGAATTACACCTTCTAACGTATCACGCTTCATGCGGGATAGACGTTGGTGTCCTCTCGCACGACACCGCCCTTCAGGCGAACACATCACTTTTTAATTTGAGTATGGAAATGGACGTAGCGATCGTGGCGCTTCCAGGCTTTCAGCTGCTTGACCTCGTGGGGCCAATTGACGTATTTTGCACAGCGAATCGTCAGCTGGGCCGCATCGCATACAGGTTGCAGCTCATCGCCCCCACGCGGGAGGTGACGACAGCGTTGAAGGAAATGCGGATCGCCCCAGACTTGACGATTGACAGCCAAATGCCTGCCCTAGACACGCTACTTCTGGCCGGAGGTTCACGGTTCCAGAGAGACGAGCCAAGTCGCGCCTTGATTAGCTGGCTGAGTGCACATTTTCGTGGCGTGCGCCGCCTGGGTTCCGGATGCGCAGGCACACTCCTGTTGGCGTGCGGAGGGCTGCCTGGCGGAAGACGGGTCGCCGCCCGCGGGGCACCAGCGTTCCAGCTCGCACGAAAATATCCTGAAACATGTGTTGAACTCGACCACGTCAATCTCAAGGATGGTCAAATCTACACGTCGGCTGGTGCCACGGCTGAAACGGACCTCGCACTCGCGTTCGTCGAGGAAGATCACGGTCGCGGTATTGCTCATCGCGTCGCACGGCAACTCGTGATCTTGGCGAACTGCCGCGACAGGAAATCGCAGTTCGGCACATATCGTGCCGCGCAGGCAGAAGAGCGTGCAGCGATCCGGGATATTCAAGAGTGGATTCTGGACGACCTGTCGCGCGATTTGTCTGTTGAAGCACTAGCGGACAGGTGCGGCATAAGCGTGCACACATTTTCCAAGGTATTCAAAGGAGAGACGAGGACGACACCGAGGAGATTTGTCGAACGAGCGCGCGTCGCAGCAGCCCGCAGAATGTTAGAAAAACCAAATATATCATTGACAGAAGTCGTCCACATGTGCGGATTCAGCGACCAGAGCGATTTGCAGCGGGCGTTCATGCGGCATTTAAAGATACGACCGATCGAATATCAACAACGATGTTGTACCACCCAACCGAAGCTCCGCCAAAGCTGGTGGTTCTGATCTCCTGTGAGATATCATCAAGGGACACTCACTCATGTTGACAGCATTCTTCTTTGTATATCCGTTCGCAGTGGCCGCACTGCTTGCCTGTGCGACTTGCCAAGACGTTCGACAGCGATCTGCGCAATGCAAATTTTGCAGTACGAATCGTCGAATCGCCAGGGTGCATAAGGACCCGAACTGACCAACCGGCAATAATGACAGGTCGTGGACTTGCTCACCTGGTTGCGTGATGCGGTTTGCAACAGTAGAAGTGAACAGGAACAGTATGGGCGCCCGGTCACGATGGGAAGGAGTGTGTGATCGCATGTCCACGTGGCAGACGTTGCCGCGGGGTACGCATGTGAAACGCCGTCGGATGCTTCCGTGCGCACGAGCTATAAGCTGCGGTGCAGCGGTGCTCTGTATTCTGGGGCTCGCGATTGCGATAGGTAGCGACACTCGTGTGAGAGATCTGATTCAGACGGTGATCGTAGAAGGATTCCCGATAGCCGAGGCTGCGTTTGCAAAGATCCAATAGCCGTGCAGATATGTGGTGATCGTTGCTCTCGAGGTTTCGCAACCGGCTGGTCAATACTAGAAGTCAATGCAACGTTAGTGCATTGGTAGTCGTCATGCGAATCGTATTGTTGGTGTGTCAATGTTTCAGATGCTCGCTCTGGTCGGTCGAGTCTGTCAGCATTCTTAATGCCTTGCTGAGTGCGAGAACGGAATTTGAGTTGATTGCCGACATACCGATCAGGCACGTGTGGTACCGAGAAGAACCCAATGTAAAAGCCCCGAGGGCGGAAACCGTGAAATGCGGCATGTTGATCCGGAGCGTCAGCCAGCGTGTCGCCACCGCGCGCGGATCCTTACGGATGTTCGCCGGACCCGGACATGCGGGAACGGCGCCTCCGTTCATCTCTATGTGAGTTCGTTCATGCTTGCCGTTGACTCGAAGGATTTGGCA encodes:
- a CDS encoding response regulator transcription factor, whose amino-acid sequence is MCTGAILDAERLVVQKILLIEDDAKLATLMCEYLGHYGFDVSTASRGDTAVDSVRKNSPDLVVLDVMLPGLNGVDVCKGIRTFSTVPVLILTARGESHDQVLGLDIGADDYVVKPADPPVLLARIRALLRRAGESAQTGAPTECDPLRYGRLAIYVQDRKVIWRDQTIDLTSTELNLLLILASAPGVVLSRDAILQKLRGIGFDGIDRSTDVGISKLRRKFDDSAGEPRRIKTVWGRGYLFAPSEWED
- a CDS encoding MipA/OmpV family protein — its product is MNERAGDGYALTLGVGSSFEPRYMGSRTYQFAPAYLFDAKGPWGLFANSSRGIGYELALPSNFYATAALSYDEGRKDRNSKLGHGADSLKGMGDLKGAVLANLSTGYRFGQWGSVNISVDLPLTRREHGAAYHLMTDAVVLNTPYDKITVDAAVHIGSGKYNQSFFGVTSMQSAHSGFPEYMTGGGVYAASTGAEWTHKVSPHWSTTVDGQVMRYTGAALRSPIVTSRSNYLLQGTVNYTF
- a CDS encoding helix-turn-helix domain-containing protein, whose protein sequence is MDVAIVALPGFQLLDLVGPIDVFCTANRQLGRIAYRLQLIAPTREVTTALKEMRIAPDLTIDSQMPALDTLLLAGGSRFQRDEPSRALISWLSAHFRGVRRLGSGCAGTLLLACGGLPGGRRVAARGAPAFQLARKYPETCVELDHVNLKDGQIYTSAGATAETDLALAFVEEDHGRGIAHRVARQLVILANCRDRKSQFGTYRAAQAEERAAIRDIQEWILDDLSRDLSVEALADRCGISVHTFSKVFKGETRTTPRRFVERARVAAARRMLEKPNISLTEVVHMCGFSDQSDLQRAFMRHLKIRPIEYQQRCCTTQPKLRQSWWF